A portion of the Edaphobacter lichenicola genome contains these proteins:
- a CDS encoding fumarylacetoacetate hydrolase family protein, whose protein sequence is MRLVSFVWREKSVAGLLNATQDQIFPLEEAGYSDALSFIAAGEHVWDAAASRAKAASQETLISLSRVQLLSPLPRPGKILCVGLNYRDHAIESKMELPTVPAVFTKFSNAVTGHGANVVIPKMTQQADYEAEMAVVIGKTARRVDAKNWQEYVFGYTILNDVSARDVQLSTSQWSLGKSFDTFAPIGPAIVTKDEITDPHVLDIKLSIDGEVLQHSNTRELIFKVPDLIAYLSSVVTLEPGDVISTGTPAGVGFGRTPQRWLRAGETMTVVVEDIGTLTNHIVAE, encoded by the coding sequence ATGCGGCTAGTTAGTTTTGTATGGCGCGAAAAGAGCGTTGCCGGGCTGTTGAACGCAACACAGGACCAGATATTTCCATTAGAGGAGGCGGGATATAGCGACGCACTATCATTTATCGCTGCAGGAGAGCACGTGTGGGACGCGGCCGCGTCGCGAGCGAAGGCCGCTTCGCAAGAAACACTTATTTCGTTGAGCAGGGTACAGTTGCTTTCGCCACTTCCACGTCCGGGAAAGATTCTTTGCGTCGGTTTAAATTATCGCGATCATGCCATCGAATCGAAGATGGAACTCCCCACGGTACCGGCGGTCTTCACGAAGTTTTCGAACGCAGTCACCGGGCATGGTGCGAATGTTGTTATTCCAAAGATGACGCAACAGGCAGACTACGAGGCTGAAATGGCCGTTGTGATCGGAAAGACGGCCAGACGAGTTGACGCGAAGAACTGGCAGGAATACGTCTTCGGATACACCATTCTGAATGACGTGAGTGCACGCGATGTGCAGCTCTCCACCTCCCAGTGGAGTCTAGGGAAGAGCTTCGATACGTTTGCTCCAATTGGGCCGGCTATCGTTACTAAAGACGAGATCACAGATCCGCATGTGCTTGACATCAAGCTGAGCATAGATGGCGAGGTGCTACAGCACTCGAATACCAGGGAGTTAATCTTCAAAGTTCCTGATTTGATTGCGTACCTGTCGAGTGTTGTGACACTTGAACCGGGCGACGTGATTAGTACTGGAACACCAGCGGGGGTGGGTTTCGGGCGCACGCCACAACGCTGGCTGAGGGCGGGTGAGACGATGACGGTTGTGGTGGAAGACATCGGGACGCTGACAAACCATATCGTTGCAGAGTAG
- a CDS encoding enolase C-terminal domain-like protein yields the protein MTDVRIVSVRVVDLRFPTSRDRIGSDAVNKDPDYSAAYCILSTDSAIEGHGLTFTLGRGTELCVKAIEHLAQFATGRTLRSITDDFVAFSRQLTDESQFRWLGPEKGVIHLACGALINAVWDLYAKVEGKPLWRLLADLSPETIVSMVDFRYIDDAITREEAATILSVSQSTMSERLGHLEAEGYPAYTTSAGWFGFSDEKIRQLCRQGIADGWTHFKLKVGGVPSDDLRRGRIVREEIGPHNRLMLDANQKWGVLEAIERTRALGSLDPWWMEEPTSPDDILGHARIRREVMPIRIATGEHCHNRVMFKQLMQAGAIDVCQIDSCRVAGVNEVLAILLLAAKFQVPVCPHAGGVGLCEYVQHIALFDYLRVSTTMQDRVIEYVDHLHEHFLDPVVIRNGRYMPPHKPGYSIEIYQESLKRYAFPDGDAWSDDHRAMD from the coding sequence GTGACTGATGTTCGAATCGTGTCTGTCCGTGTTGTGGATCTTCGTTTTCCGACGTCCCGCGATCGCATTGGTTCCGACGCGGTCAACAAGGACCCCGACTACTCGGCCGCATATTGCATTCTCTCCACCGATAGTGCCATCGAAGGTCACGGCCTTACTTTCACGCTTGGCCGTGGCACTGAGCTGTGTGTCAAAGCGATCGAGCACCTCGCCCAGTTCGCGACCGGGCGAACGCTTCGCTCCATCACAGACGACTTCGTCGCCTTCTCGCGTCAGCTTACCGACGAAAGCCAGTTTCGCTGGCTCGGCCCCGAGAAAGGCGTCATTCATCTAGCCTGCGGTGCGCTCATTAACGCCGTCTGGGACTTGTATGCCAAGGTCGAAGGCAAACCGCTTTGGCGTCTATTGGCCGATCTTTCGCCAGAGACTATTGTTTCAATGGTTGATTTCCGTTATATCGACGATGCCATCACGCGAGAAGAAGCGGCCACCATTCTGAGTGTAAGTCAGTCGACGATGTCGGAACGACTCGGCCATCTTGAAGCCGAAGGGTATCCGGCCTATACGACTTCGGCCGGCTGGTTCGGGTTCAGCGATGAGAAGATCCGGCAACTTTGCCGACAAGGTATAGCCGATGGCTGGACTCACTTCAAGCTTAAAGTCGGTGGAGTTCCGTCCGATGATCTGCGACGCGGACGCATTGTGCGCGAAGAGATTGGTCCACACAACCGGCTCATGCTCGACGCCAATCAAAAGTGGGGCGTCCTGGAAGCGATTGAACGTACTCGCGCGTTGGGCTCGCTGGATCCCTGGTGGATGGAAGAACCCACAAGTCCGGACGACATTCTCGGCCATGCTCGAATTCGCCGTGAGGTGATGCCGATCCGCATTGCGACCGGGGAGCATTGTCACAACCGCGTTATGTTCAAGCAGCTCATGCAGGCCGGAGCTATCGATGTGTGCCAGATCGATAGTTGTCGAGTAGCCGGGGTCAATGAAGTCCTGGCGATCCTGCTACTCGCGGCTAAGTTTCAGGTGCCCGTTTGTCCACACGCTGGTGGAGTGGGCCTCTGCGAGTACGTACAACACATCGCTTTGTTTGACTATCTGCGAGTCTCAACTACCATGCAGGATCGCGTTATCGAATACGTCGACCATCTTCACGAGCACTTTCTCGATCCCGTCGTCATCCGTAATGGACGATACATGCCACCGCACAAACCCGGTTACAGTATCGAAATCTATCAAGAGTCACTGAAGCGCTACGCCTTCCCTGACGGCGATGCCTGGTCGGACGATCATCGTGCGATGGATTAG
- a CDS encoding MATE family efflux transporter yields METQATTNPGAPASLWQSVKEALRGSHQDYTTGSLNRSILLLAIPMVLEMVLESLFAVVDVFWVSRLGADAIATVGLTESVLTLVFAVGLGLGMSTTAMVARRIGEKDREGAAISAVQAVFLGVIVSIALGLPFFVFAPRLLALMGASPSIIASGANYTRIALGGSGVVLMLFLNNAIFRGTGDAAIAMRLLWVSNILNLILDPCLIFGLGPFPKLGVTGAALATFTGRGIGVLYQFYRLGKGTERLQILSRHLRLNSSVLWRLIRVSLSGILQFLIGQASWIGLVRIVSLFGAPALAAYTISIRIVIFAILPSWGLSNAAATLVGQNLGAGHLERARNAVWRTGLWNMAFLGSVGVVFIVFAPSIIGLFTQDPAVAPVAVNCLRIFSCGNIAFAYGMVLLQAFNGAGDTVTPTYVNLFGFWALEIPLAWWLAMHTRMHINGVFISVVVAQSVIVLISLVLFRQGRWARQRI; encoded by the coding sequence ATGGAAACGCAGGCGACCACCAACCCCGGGGCTCCCGCTTCTCTTTGGCAATCTGTCAAAGAGGCTCTTCGCGGCAGCCATCAGGACTACACAACCGGCAGCTTGAATCGTTCGATACTTCTTCTTGCCATTCCCATGGTGCTGGAGATGGTGCTCGAATCACTCTTTGCTGTTGTCGATGTCTTTTGGGTGAGTCGGCTTGGCGCTGACGCTATCGCAACCGTAGGACTCACAGAGTCAGTTCTAACTCTGGTCTTTGCGGTTGGTTTAGGCCTTGGGATGTCGACTACCGCTATGGTTGCCCGGCGCATCGGCGAGAAGGATCGAGAGGGAGCGGCTATTTCGGCGGTCCAGGCTGTCTTCCTGGGAGTAATTGTCTCGATCGCCCTTGGTCTTCCCTTCTTCGTGTTTGCACCTCGATTGCTGGCGCTGATGGGTGCGTCCCCATCGATCATCGCCAGCGGAGCTAACTACACGCGAATTGCACTCGGCGGTTCCGGTGTTGTTCTGATGCTTTTTCTGAACAACGCAATCTTTCGAGGTACTGGCGACGCGGCTATTGCCATGCGTCTACTTTGGGTTTCGAACATACTCAACCTGATACTCGATCCCTGCCTTATCTTCGGTCTTGGCCCGTTCCCCAAACTTGGTGTAACTGGTGCAGCGCTCGCCACGTTTACCGGACGCGGCATCGGTGTTCTCTATCAGTTTTATCGGCTTGGCAAAGGAACGGAACGGCTTCAAATACTGTCGCGGCATCTGCGACTAAATAGCTCTGTTCTATGGCGCTTGATTCGTGTGTCGCTCTCCGGAATTCTGCAATTCCTGATTGGTCAAGCGAGTTGGATCGGCCTTGTTCGAATCGTTAGTCTCTTCGGCGCTCCTGCCCTGGCCGCCTATACGATCAGTATCCGCATCGTCATCTTTGCGATCTTACCCTCCTGGGGATTGAGTAACGCTGCTGCAACCCTCGTAGGGCAGAACCTTGGCGCGGGCCATCTAGAACGTGCCCGTAACGCAGTGTGGCGAACGGGTCTGTGGAATATGGCCTTCCTCGGCTCCGTTGGAGTTGTGTTTATTGTGTTCGCCCCTTCGATCATAGGACTGTTCACGCAAGATCCCGCAGTGGCTCCAGTCGCCGTCAATTGCCTGCGGATCTTCAGCTGCGGAAACATCGCTTTTGCCTATGGCATGGTGCTTCTGCAAGCGTTCAATGGCGCTGGCGACACTGTTACACCCACCTACGTCAATCTATTCGGATTCTGGGCTCTGGAAATACCATTGGCCTGGTGGTTGGCAATGCACACCCGCATGCATATCAATGGCGTCTTCATCTCCGTTGTCGTTGCACAATCGGTGATCGTGCTCATCAGCTTAGTCCTCTTCCGGCAAGGAAGATGGGCAAGGCAGCGCATCTGA
- a CDS encoding ABC transporter permease — protein sequence MQWLAQLFSRRRRYDDLSVSIQEHLSERIEELMEEGMSPQESERTARREFGNVTLVEERSREVWQWTKLESIVADLRFAFRRLRKSPGFAVTVILTLAIGIGANTAVFTVLNRVLIKPLPYPEPDQLVSVWLEAPGAAGLANFTDGLHLSSSMYFTFSEQNRTFQSLGVWTADSANVTGLAKPEEVRAALVSDGVLEALEVPPLAGRWLSQADQQPHGAKTVMLSYGYWQRRFGGDRSAIGRTITIDSQPREIVGVMPRGFRLANQDFDLLAPLAFDRNHQKLAGFGFQGIARLKPGVSIAQADADVTRMIPIWMDSFTNGPGTNPHFYETWKITPALRPLKQQVIGNVGNVLWVVMATIGLVMLIACTNVANLLLVRADARQQELAIRAALGAGRGRIARELLIESVLLGMIGGLLGIGVAYAGLRLLTAIGPSDLPRLNEVFLDARSLGFTLILSLLSGFLFGAIPALKYSNMRAGADLSGGGRTASTGHQRQHSRNLMVVAQVAMALVLLISALLMIRTFQALRTVEPGFDDARHLQTLRITIPDSLVSDPQMVTHIENNIADKLSAIAGVTSVGFAAAMPMQGIDPNWDEIRIEGKSYEGADPPLRLFNSVSPGYFHTAGTRLVAGRDVTWGDIYDLRQVVIVSENFARESWGTPTAAVGKHLRQFSNMPWVEVIGVVEDVRHNGVDEKAPAIIYWPALINNPYTPKPTLDAARSATFAIRSDRAGTESFLTEVQQAVWSVNANLPLASVETMQDIYSQSLARTSFTLVMLAIAGTMALVLGVIGIYGVISYAVSQRTREIGIRLALGAQKGELKWMFVRSALVLTGIGVAIGVVAAAGLMQFMKSLLFGISPLDPLTYVAIPFVLVSSAVVASYLPARRAATVDPVEALRAE from the coding sequence ATGCAATGGCTAGCTCAGTTGTTCTCGCGCCGTCGCCGCTACGACGATCTCTCTGTATCCATACAAGAACATCTTTCGGAGCGGATTGAAGAGTTGATGGAGGAGGGCATGTCGCCACAAGAGTCTGAGCGCACCGCCCGCCGGGAGTTTGGCAATGTGACGTTGGTTGAGGAGCGTAGTCGCGAAGTTTGGCAGTGGACAAAGCTGGAATCGATTGTGGCTGACCTGCGATTCGCCTTCCGGCGGCTGAGAAAATCCCCTGGATTCGCCGTAACGGTCATTCTGACGCTTGCAATAGGGATTGGCGCCAACACCGCGGTCTTTACCGTTCTCAACAGAGTGCTGATCAAACCGCTGCCGTATCCCGAACCGGATCAGCTGGTTTCAGTTTGGTTGGAGGCGCCGGGCGCTGCTGGTCTGGCGAACTTCACCGATGGCCTTCATCTTTCATCGTCCATGTACTTCACCTTCAGCGAGCAGAACCGGACATTTCAATCACTCGGCGTGTGGACAGCTGACAGTGCAAACGTTACTGGATTAGCCAAGCCGGAAGAAGTTCGCGCTGCCCTTGTCAGTGACGGTGTACTCGAGGCGCTGGAGGTTCCTCCTCTGGCTGGCCGCTGGCTTTCGCAGGCAGACCAGCAGCCTCATGGTGCCAAAACTGTGATGCTTAGCTACGGCTACTGGCAGAGACGTTTTGGTGGAGATCGATCTGCAATCGGGCGCACCATAACAATCGATTCGCAGCCCCGTGAGATCGTCGGTGTCATGCCCCGTGGGTTCAGATTGGCAAATCAGGACTTTGATCTACTCGCACCTCTGGCCTTCGATCGCAATCATCAAAAGCTGGCGGGTTTCGGCTTTCAGGGCATCGCTCGTCTCAAGCCTGGGGTTTCGATAGCGCAAGCTGATGCCGACGTGACGCGGATGATCCCCATCTGGATGGACTCATTTACAAACGGTCCCGGGACCAATCCTCACTTCTATGAGACGTGGAAGATTACGCCTGCTCTGCGTCCTCTCAAGCAGCAAGTGATTGGCAACGTCGGCAATGTGTTGTGGGTCGTGATGGCCACGATTGGGCTGGTCATGCTGATCGCTTGCACCAACGTTGCGAATCTACTCCTCGTGCGAGCGGACGCGCGACAGCAGGAACTGGCAATTCGCGCGGCCTTAGGTGCGGGCCGTGGGCGCATTGCGCGCGAGCTACTCATCGAGAGTGTCTTATTGGGGATGATTGGCGGTCTACTCGGGATTGGTGTTGCCTACGCGGGTTTGCGTCTTCTTACGGCGATTGGGCCATCAGACCTGCCCCGTTTGAATGAGGTTTTTCTCGATGCGCGCTCCCTGGGATTCACGCTCATCCTCTCTCTGCTGTCGGGCTTTTTGTTTGGGGCGATTCCAGCTCTCAAATACTCCAACATGCGCGCCGGCGCAGATCTTTCCGGCGGCGGCCGAACGGCAAGCACAGGCCATCAGCGTCAGCACTCTCGTAATCTGATGGTCGTTGCCCAGGTAGCGATGGCCTTGGTGCTGCTGATCAGTGCGCTGCTCATGATTCGTACCTTTCAGGCGTTGCGAACTGTCGAGCCCGGGTTCGATGACGCGAGACATCTTCAGACGTTGCGCATCACAATTCCGGATTCCCTCGTTTCGGATCCGCAGATGGTCACACACATCGAAAACAACATTGCCGACAAGCTGTCTGCGATCGCAGGAGTGACGTCGGTGGGATTCGCGGCCGCGATGCCGATGCAAGGAATCGATCCCAACTGGGACGAAATCCGCATTGAAGGGAAGAGTTATGAGGGAGCGGACCCGCCACTTCGGCTCTTCAACTCCGTCTCCCCCGGCTATTTTCATACAGCGGGCACGCGACTGGTTGCGGGACGCGATGTTACCTGGGGCGATATCTATGACTTGAGGCAGGTCGTGATCGTCTCGGAAAACTTCGCTCGAGAATCATGGGGAACGCCAACCGCCGCAGTTGGAAAACACCTCCGGCAGTTCTCAAATATGCCATGGGTAGAGGTGATTGGAGTCGTAGAGGATGTTCGACATAATGGCGTCGATGAGAAGGCCCCAGCCATTATCTATTGGCCTGCGTTGATCAACAATCCCTACACCCCGAAACCTACACTTGACGCAGCGCGATCGGCAACCTTCGCCATCCGCAGCGATCGCGCAGGAACTGAGAGTTTTCTCACAGAGGTTCAACAAGCCGTCTGGTCTGTAAACGCAAACCTTCCGCTCGCGTCGGTCGAGACGATGCAGGATATTTACAGTCAGTCGCTGGCACGCACCTCATTCACGCTCGTTATGCTGGCCATCGCCGGCACAATGGCGCTCGTGCTTGGAGTTATCGGCATCTATGGTGTGATCTCCTATGCGGTCTCGCAACGCACACGCGAGATCGGGATTCGGCTGGCACTCGGTGCACAAAAGGGCGAGCTGAAGTGGATGTTCGTCCGTTCTGCCCTTGTACTTACGGGAATCGGTGTGGCTATCGGCGTCGTAGCAGCTGCGGGTCTCATGCAGTTCATGAAGTCGCTTCTATTTGGTATCAGCCCGCTGGATCCTCTTACTTACGTTGCCATACCTTTCGTTCTGGTGTCTTCCGCAGTGGTTGCCAGCTATCTGCCAGCTCGGCGCGCAGCTACTGTAGATCCGGTGGAAGCTCTGAGAGCGGAATAG
- a CDS encoding PadR family transcriptional regulator, with amino-acid sequence MAKDPERRDLFPGTLEILILQSLRLRPMHGYALVKHIKQASDSLLEVEEGSLYPALQRMLKAGWLESEAGTSAKGRPTRIFRPTAAGIRHLEREVSSFEKMFTGITRVLATAKA; translated from the coding sequence ATGGCAAAAGATCCCGAACGCCGCGACCTCTTCCCCGGAACTCTCGAGATTCTGATCCTGCAATCACTTCGACTGCGTCCGATGCACGGCTATGCGCTCGTGAAACATATCAAGCAGGCGTCAGACAGCCTGCTTGAAGTGGAAGAAGGTTCCCTCTATCCGGCTTTGCAACGAATGCTGAAGGCAGGATGGCTGGAATCGGAGGCCGGAACCTCCGCTAAAGGGCGGCCGACACGGATCTTTCGACCCACCGCCGCGGGCATTCGGCATCTGGAACGCGAAGTATCCAGCTTTGAAAAGATGTTCACCGGAATCACCCGCGTACTTGCAACTGCAAAAGCGTAG
- a CDS encoding efflux RND transporter permease subunit, whose amino-acid sequence MPIIDVTPALPQQAKRFWLSHASKPIFFFLIVLTFAGIYGATQIPISVFPDTNFPRVVIGVDNGVMPVEQMQVTLTKPIEDAINSVPGLVTVRSTTSRGSAEISLFFDWNVDMYRTLRLTDAALAKVQQSLPATARITTNRLTFATFPILGYALTVDTDASGRDLVSQTQLWEIATYDLKPPLNRVNGVSTVVVQGGKIPEFHVVPNLARLQASGVTLLDLVNGIQASNIIDSPGLYETNHQLVLGLVGAQAHNSADLSNIVVKTTSGGVPIRIADVAAVQPATMPVYTMVTSNGKPAVLINIARQPSSNTVQVANAVADEIAQLQTKLPSGAHLVPFYDQSELVREAIVSVRDAIVIGLVLACVILFLFLRDWSSSLIAGLVIPVTISVTILFLWLIGQSFNLMTLGGLAAAIGLIIDDAIVVVENIVVHRDRGESRIEAIRNALHEITTPLVFSTITPVVVFLPLIAVSGVTGSFFRALAVTMAAALVTSLLLALTWTPALSLHLLQSRKGVPSTDTDSGLVLNAAHGDHEDGPVMRKILHLHARLLMWTLTRPLLLGLACLLVIIVGYFSYRALGTDLLPEMDEGAFILDYLTPAGTSLSETNRILLHVEKILRDTPEVEITSRRTGLQMGLAAVTEANYGDFTVRLKTKRSRSIDEVIADVRTEIKKTEPAIDVEFTQVLQDMIGDLSNSPEPIQVKLFSSDAALLHELGPKVADAIAKIPGVVDTQNGVDNTISGPATSFQINPAVAGRLGFTPTEVAEDATAILDGLPTNDPIIVNGRPYTIRIRLPEDSRTSLDSIQNTVFNSSTGHTATLGSLAQVTQLPPQNEIRRENLQQVVLVSGRLEGSDLGSAMKRVRSTIQSLHLPSSVRVEYGGTYQEQQKSFSDLARVLILALALVFGVLVTEFRNFSAPVAILTSSVLSITGVVVALLVTGTLFNVASFMGLIMVIGIVAKNGILLLDADETYRAEGRHDGLSTLSDQAEVSLRDSKHTTDVDLAREAMLHAAQRRLRPIFMTAIAAICGMLPLAFAFGAGSQMLQPLAVAVIGGLSISIFLSLIATPVIYYNLTKTKHR is encoded by the coding sequence ATGCCCATCATCGACGTCACTCCCGCTCTCCCACAGCAGGCTAAACGCTTCTGGCTCTCGCACGCTTCGAAGCCCATCTTTTTTTTTCTGATAGTCCTAACGTTCGCAGGAATCTACGGGGCCACACAGATTCCGATCTCGGTTTTTCCTGATACCAACTTCCCCCGCGTCGTAATCGGCGTCGACAACGGCGTAATGCCAGTCGAACAGATGCAGGTCACACTTACGAAGCCCATCGAAGATGCCATCAACAGCGTTCCTGGCTTAGTCACCGTCCGTAGTACTACCAGTCGAGGATCAGCGGAGATAAGCCTCTTCTTCGACTGGAACGTAGACATGTATCGCACTCTCCGACTTACCGACGCTGCGCTTGCCAAAGTACAGCAGTCACTGCCCGCGACCGCACGGATCACTACGAACCGCCTGACTTTTGCCACCTTTCCCATCCTTGGATATGCACTCACCGTAGACACAGACGCTTCAGGAAGAGATCTGGTCTCGCAGACACAGCTATGGGAGATTGCTACCTACGATCTCAAACCCCCTCTGAATCGAGTGAACGGCGTTAGCACCGTTGTTGTTCAAGGAGGGAAAATACCAGAGTTTCATGTTGTTCCGAACCTCGCCCGGTTGCAGGCTTCCGGTGTCACTCTGCTTGACCTCGTGAATGGTATTCAGGCATCGAACATCATCGACTCACCAGGACTCTATGAGACGAACCATCAACTCGTTCTCGGCCTTGTCGGTGCCCAGGCGCACAATAGCGCTGACCTATCCAATATCGTCGTCAAGACGACTTCTGGCGGCGTTCCCATACGTATCGCAGACGTTGCCGCAGTTCAACCGGCAACGATGCCTGTCTACACGATGGTCACTTCGAACGGTAAGCCTGCCGTTCTAATCAACATCGCCAGGCAGCCTTCCTCTAATACGGTTCAGGTCGCGAATGCTGTGGCCGATGAGATCGCACAACTACAGACGAAGCTCCCCAGCGGAGCACACCTTGTACCGTTTTACGATCAGTCCGAGCTTGTTCGGGAGGCAATCGTAAGTGTCCGTGACGCAATCGTTATCGGCCTAGTCCTGGCGTGCGTTATTTTATTTCTGTTTCTGCGTGACTGGAGCTCTTCGCTTATCGCGGGACTTGTCATTCCAGTGACGATCTCGGTCACCATTCTGTTTCTCTGGCTTATCGGCCAGTCTTTCAACCTGATGACACTTGGTGGGCTTGCTGCGGCAATCGGCCTCATCATCGACGATGCCATCGTCGTCGTCGAAAATATTGTTGTCCATCGAGATCGCGGGGAGTCCCGCATTGAGGCAATTCGGAACGCACTTCACGAGATCACCACTCCTCTCGTCTTCTCCACCATCACGCCCGTGGTGGTCTTCCTCCCTCTGATCGCCGTATCAGGAGTCACTGGAAGTTTCTTCCGCGCACTCGCGGTCACGATGGCCGCGGCTTTGGTCACTTCGCTGTTGCTGGCCCTAACCTGGACTCCTGCTCTCTCATTGCACCTGCTGCAAAGCAGGAAAGGCGTTCCATCAACCGACACGGATTCTGGTTTGGTGCTGAATGCTGCTCATGGCGATCACGAAGATGGCCCCGTGATGCGCAAAATTCTTCATCTCCATGCACGGTTACTGATGTGGACTCTGACCCGACCACTGCTACTTGGTTTGGCTTGCCTCCTCGTCATTATCGTCGGCTATTTCAGCTATCGCGCACTTGGAACTGACTTGTTACCCGAGATGGATGAGGGCGCTTTCATCCTCGATTACCTCACACCGGCCGGCACTTCACTCTCCGAGACGAATCGCATCTTGCTTCACGTCGAGAAAATTCTGCGCGATACGCCAGAGGTAGAGATCACATCTCGCAGAACAGGTCTTCAAATGGGCCTTGCGGCTGTCACCGAGGCTAACTACGGTGATTTCACCGTCCGATTGAAGACTAAACGCTCGCGTTCAATCGACGAAGTCATCGCGGACGTTCGCACAGAGATCAAGAAGACAGAACCCGCAATCGATGTGGAGTTTACACAAGTCCTTCAGGATATGATCGGTGACCTTTCTAATTCGCCTGAACCTATCCAGGTTAAGCTCTTCTCGTCTGATGCTGCTCTTCTTCACGAGCTAGGCCCAAAAGTTGCAGACGCTATCGCCAAGATCCCAGGCGTGGTCGATACGCAAAATGGCGTCGATAACACAATCTCAGGTCCGGCAACCAGTTTCCAGATCAACCCGGCGGTAGCCGGGCGACTTGGGTTTACACCAACGGAAGTTGCGGAGGATGCGACCGCGATACTCGATGGCCTCCCAACCAACGATCCCATCATCGTCAACGGACGACCTTATACAATCCGCATTCGACTCCCTGAAGACTCTCGCACGTCGCTCGACTCCATTCAAAACACGGTTTTCAACTCCAGCACCGGCCACACGGCGACTCTTGGATCCCTTGCTCAGGTGACGCAGCTACCGCCACAAAATGAGATTCGCCGTGAAAATCTGCAACAGGTTGTTCTCGTGAGCGGTCGTCTCGAAGGGTCTGACCTTGGCTCTGCGATGAAGCGTGTTCGCTCCACCATTCAGTCGCTTCATCTCCCGTCCAGTGTGCGCGTCGAGTACGGGGGAACGTATCAAGAGCAGCAAAAGTCCTTTAGCGATCTTGCCCGAGTCCTTATACTCGCTCTCGCACTCGTGTTCGGTGTTCTGGTAACAGAGTTCCGTAATTTTTCGGCACCTGTCGCAATCCTTACCAGCTCGGTGCTCTCGATCACTGGCGTTGTTGTGGCACTCCTTGTCACAGGCACCCTATTTAACGTCGCCAGCTTTATGGGACTGATCATGGTCATTGGCATCGTCGCGAAGAATGGTATTTTATTGCTCGATGCGGACGAGACGTACCGTGCTGAAGGAAGGCATGATGGCTTAAGTACTCTCTCTGATCAAGCGGAAGTCTCTTTGAGAGATTCCAAACATACAACTGATGTCGATCTTGCCCGCGAAGCGATGCTGCATGCAGCGCAACGGCGACTCCGCCCAATCTTTATGACTGCTATCGCCGCTATCTGCGGGATGCTTCCTCTCGCGTTTGCATTTGGTGCAGGTTCGCAGATGCTTCAGCCTCTTGCGGTTGCTGTTATTGGCGGTTTGTCGATTTCGATCTTTCTTAGCCTCATCGCAACCCCAGTTATCTACTACAACCTGACGAAAACGAAGCACCGTTGA